Proteins from one Lepus europaeus isolate LE1 unplaced genomic scaffold, mLepTim1.pri SCAFFOLD_623, whole genome shotgun sequence genomic window:
- the LOC133755614 gene encoding ubiquitin carboxyl-terminal hydrolase 17-like protein 13 — MAASPLKEGKSPASPQKELQLQSDLASGPTHLAPSGGASLSCSWKRPYGIGAGLQNTGNTCYLNAALQCLTYTPPLANYMLSQVHSQSCRRADRCILCAVETHFLGALHSPGDVIQPCQVLAAGFHTNRQEDAHEFLMFALDVLKAAGLPGLMNAVAPQEDKAPSQQLFGGHWRSQIQCLQCQGISDTLDPYLEIALDIQTADSVEQALQHLVQPEELDGENAYHCATCLKKTAASKTLTLQSAGDVLLLVLKRFSAFTGEKLGGQVHYPECLDMRPYMSQQNGRPLHYVLYAVLVHVGRRCQSGHYFCYVKAGTGHWYKMDDAKVTACDITCVLNQRAYVLFYVRKSGFGGEHGTVSPGRGPSDFEADNTHGQHTPGELERPSPSEAAESEEHLEQTTQEFTFDQWQSLRAQNRPTSALSLRTVEPTLPGNAIIIHQARSAAGMRKHHPDQERSLLHGAAGHITEQVAMNPGNLPRLGGRSKPPKRKNKHAKRPLLLLFR, encoded by the exons ATGGCTGCTTCACCTCTCAAGGAAG GGAAATCACCAGCCTCCCCTCAGAAAGAGCTCCAGCTGCAAAGTGATTTGGCTTCGGGGCCGACCCATCTGGCTCCCAGTGGAGGAGCTTCTCTGAGCTGCAGCTGGAAGAGACCTTATGGCATTGGGGCCGGTCTGCAGAATACGGGCAACACCTGCTACCTGAATGCAGCCCTGCAGTGTCTCACGTATACCCCACCCCTCGCCAACTatatgctgtcccaggtgcattctcaAAGCTGCCGTCGCGCGGATCGCTGCATTCTGTGTGCCGTGGAAACTCACTTTCTCGGGGCCCTCCACAGTCCTGGGGACGTGATCCAGCCctgtcaagtgctggctgctggcttccacacAAACAGGCAGGAAGACGCCCACGAATTTCTGATGTTTGCTCTGGATGTCCTGAAGGCAGCAGGTCTGCCTGGGCTCATGAACGCGGTGGCTCCCCAAGAGGACAAAGCTCCATCCCAGCAGCTATTTGGAGGACACTGGAGGTCTCAAATCCAATGTCTCCAGTGCCAAGGCATCTCAGACACCTTGGACCCTTACCTGGAGATCGCGTTGGATATCCAGACAGCCGACAGTGTGGAGCAAGCTTTGCAGCACTTGGTGCAACCTGAAGAGCTGGATGGAGAAAACGCCTATCACTGTGCTACCTGCCTAAAGAAGACAGCTGCTTCCAAGACACTCACCTTGCAATCGGCTGGCGACGTGCTTCTCTTGGTATTGAAACGGTTTTCTGCTTTCACGGGTGAGAAACTCGGTGGACAAGTGCACTATCCTGAGTGCCTGGACATGAGACCTTACATGTCTCAGCAGAACGGGAGGCCACTGCACTATGTGCTCTATGCGGTTCTCGTCCATGTTGGCCGCAGGTGTCAATCAGGACACTACTTCTGCTATGTCAAAGCTGGCACTGGCCACTGGTATAAAATGGATGACGCTAAGgtaactgcctgtgacatcacttGTGTCCTGAATCAAAGGGCCTACGTGCTGTTTTATGTGCGGAAGAGTGGATTTGGAGGAGAACATGGGACAGTGTCTCCAGGCAGGGGACCATCCGACTTTGAGGCTGACAACACACACGGCCAGCACACACCAGGAGAGCTGGAAAGGCCTTCCCCTAGTGAAGCTGCAGAGTCCGAGGAGCACTTGGAGCAAACAACTCAGGAATTCACCTTCGATCAGTGGCAATCCCTCCGAGCCCAGAACCGACCAACAAGCGCACTCAGCCTCAGGACAGTGGAGCCCACGCTGCCTGGCAATGCGATCATCATTCACCAGGCAAGATCTGCCGCAGGGATGAGGAAGCACCATCCTGACCAGGAAAGGTCCCTGCTGCACGGGGCTGCTGGGCACATCACTGAGCAGGTGGCCATGAATCCTGGCAACCTCCCTCGTCTGGGAGGAAGGAGCAAACCCCCCAAGAGGAAGAACAAACATGCCAAGAGGCCTCTGTTGTTGCTGTTCCGGTGA